A single region of the Streptomyces sp. AM 4-1-1 genome encodes:
- a CDS encoding ATP-binding protein: MSTADLTPARQTFRLSVPSGPTAPRTAREVVALLLVLAGHGPCAATAKVLVSEVVTNVHLHTITPVVDLDVEIGPGGVSVGVWDDEPQGRNEFHEDTADGGPHDAVRGDAVRGDGAGSDGVGSDAARADDERGRGLVLVDALSSAWGITRPGAPADPRKRVWFSLSGIDLTGADLVEAGPSSG; the protein is encoded by the coding sequence ATGAGCACCGCAGACCTCACCCCCGCCCGCCAGACCTTCCGGCTGAGCGTTCCGAGCGGTCCGACCGCCCCCAGGACCGCCCGCGAAGTCGTCGCCCTCCTCCTCGTCCTCGCCGGGCACGGTCCGTGCGCGGCCACCGCCAAGGTTCTGGTGAGCGAGGTCGTCACCAACGTGCATCTGCACACGATCACGCCCGTCGTCGACCTCGACGTCGAGATCGGACCGGGCGGCGTCTCCGTCGGGGTGTGGGACGACGAACCGCAGGGCCGGAACGAATTCCACGAGGACACGGCCGACGGGGGACCGCACGACGCCGTACGAGGTGACGCCGTACGAGGTGACGGGGCAGGAAGTGACGGGGTAGGAAGTGACGCCGCGCGCGCCGATGACGAGCGCGGCCGTGGGCTGGTGCTCGTCGACGCGTTGTCCTCGGCGTGGGGGATCACGCGTCCGGGAGCCCCTGCGGACCCGCGCAAGCGGGTGTGGTTCTCGCTCAGCGGGATCGACCTCACCGGGGCGGACCTCGTAGAGGCAGGGCCGTCATCGGGGTGA
- a CDS encoding helix-turn-helix transcriptional regulator, with product MPPRTVTTARQRRLGAELRRLREAAGHNSREAAALLGIDHTKISQMETARFGVSGDRIRALACVYGCDDQQYIEALIKIAEERTKGWWVEYQGMLPADFLDIAELEHYCRGLRTYQIAHIPGLLQTEDHIKAIFSETDPPLLGIDLDRRINHRARRQVILEKEWPPNYEAVIHESALRMQFGGRKVARDQLKHLLSMSERDHITIHVIPFAAGGFAGSGQSIFYAQGDVAELDTVQLDATHGVAFLDSPAQLRNYRRLLDRMRAKALSATESSDFIHSIARQL from the coding sequence ATGCCACCCAGGACAGTCACGACCGCGCGGCAACGCCGCCTCGGAGCGGAATTGCGAAGGCTCAGGGAGGCCGCCGGCCACAATTCCCGCGAGGCCGCGGCGCTACTCGGCATCGATCACACCAAGATCAGCCAGATGGAAACCGCGCGCTTCGGCGTCAGTGGCGACCGCATCCGGGCCTTGGCTTGCGTATACGGCTGCGACGACCAGCAGTACATCGAGGCACTCATCAAGATCGCCGAGGAGCGGACAAAGGGATGGTGGGTCGAGTACCAAGGAATGCTACCGGCGGACTTTCTCGACATCGCGGAACTCGAACACTACTGCCGCGGGCTTCGCACCTATCAAATCGCCCACATCCCCGGTCTCCTACAGACCGAGGACCACATCAAGGCCATCTTTTCGGAAACCGATCCTCCCCTCCTGGGAATCGACTTGGACAGAAGGATCAACCACCGAGCGCGACGTCAAGTGATCCTGGAGAAAGAGTGGCCCCCGAATTATGAAGCGGTCATTCACGAGTCGGCCCTGCGCATGCAGTTCGGTGGCCGAAAAGTGGCTCGTGACCAGCTCAAACACCTCTTGTCGATGAGCGAGCGTGACCACATCACCATCCACGTGATCCCCTTCGCTGCCGGAGGGTTCGCCGGATCGGGACAGTCAATTTTTTACGCGCAAGGTGACGTCGCAGAACTCGATACCGTGCAACTCGACGCCACCCACGGGGTCGCCTTCCTCGACTCACCGGCTCAGCTGAGAAATTACCGAAGGCTACTGGACCGAATGAGAGCGAAGGCTCTCTCGGCAACGGAGTCATCCGACTTCATCCACTCCATCGCACGGCAACTATGA
- a CDS encoding DUF397 domain-containing protein, which translates to MPENLWQESSFCQAGNSCVGVRRDGDRIGMRESEQPDETISTTPETLKAFLLGIKNNEFVRLPS; encoded by the coding sequence ATGCCGGAGAACCTTTGGCAGGAATCATCCTTCTGCCAGGCCGGAAACTCGTGCGTCGGCGTACGCCGCGACGGAGACAGAATCGGAATGCGGGAGAGCGAGCAGCCCGATGAGACCATTTCCACGACACCGGAAACGTTGAAGGCATTCCTTCTGGGAATCAAGAACAACGAATTTGTTCGCCTGCCCTCCTAG
- a CDS encoding phosphoglyceromutase encodes MADAPYKLILLRHGESEWNAKNLFTGWVDVDLTEKGEKEAVRGGELLKDAGLLPDVLHTSLQKRAIRTAQLALESADRLWIPVHRSWRLNERHYGALQGKDKAQTLAEFGEEQFMLWRRSYDTPPPALEDGTEFSQSDDPRYATIPPELRPRTECLKDVVVRMLPYWYDSIVPDLLTGRTVLVAAHGNSLRALVKHLDNVSDADIAGLNIPTGIPLMYELDADFRPANPGGTYLDADAAKAAIEAVKNQGKKK; translated from the coding sequence ATGGCCGACGCACCGTACAAGCTGATCCTCCTCCGCCACGGCGAGAGCGAATGGAACGCGAAGAACCTGTTCACCGGTTGGGTGGACGTAGACCTCACCGAGAAGGGCGAGAAGGAGGCAGTCCGCGGCGGTGAGCTGCTGAAGGACGCCGGTCTGCTTCCTGATGTCCTCCACACCTCCCTCCAGAAGCGCGCCATCCGCACCGCGCAGCTCGCGCTGGAGTCCGCGGACCGCCTCTGGATTCCGGTCCACCGCTCCTGGCGGCTGAACGAGCGCCACTACGGTGCGCTCCAGGGCAAGGACAAGGCGCAGACGCTCGCCGAGTTCGGCGAGGAGCAGTTCATGCTCTGGCGCCGCTCGTACGACACCCCGCCGCCCGCCCTTGAGGACGGCACGGAGTTCTCGCAGAGCGACGACCCCCGCTACGCGACGATCCCGCCGGAGCTGCGCCCGCGCACGGAGTGCCTGAAGGACGTCGTCGTACGGATGCTGCCGTACTGGTACGACAGCATCGTCCCGGACCTGCTGACCGGCCGCACGGTCCTGGTCGCGGCCCACGGCAACAGCCTCCGCGCCCTGGTCAAGCACCTGGACAACGTCTCCGACGCGGACATCGCGGGCCTGAACATCCCGACCGGCATCCCGCTCATGTACGAGCTGGACGCCGACTTCCGCCCGGCGAACCCGGGCGGCACGTACCTGGACGCGGACGCGGCGAAGGCCGCGATCGAGGCCGTGAAGAACCAGGGCAAGAAGAAGTAG
- a CDS encoding VanZ family protein — MFQAIFQGKGEFVVLLALVSVALAFIVFVWRKKQQEPALITAAFTLCLAIVLGVTLFLSGSGEASHECTLNHQIWEPFRTTQGLLNGLMTVPLGFLGLLASRRRLLMIAGVVLGPCVVEVAQASVNAFSRLCDSSDAEMNILGGTLGVALAWLVARARGLELKPVLKERTPTVAAALAGVAVIVVAASGITFTAVDATSVQSGSNQQADAMRDALVEAFGDKFKNMGEGRLQYSPDPGLSRGAIHFSGPKVDADLSWPSKLKLSAMFEWSDKPTSRSISIDGREHPQMDLAEARKLATQYAHDHYPWVSTANHVTTVPVADGKLGWMTSWRVLDHGVLMPAMLDVQINTVGRISQLLVSRGPTHLDDLPSIKVTRPQAINIAKNSMTHTEALEFHADVLKASLRDGHWNPEYIVQAMVRGTKDGSTTEMYIDANTGQPHKDAPE, encoded by the coding sequence GTGTTCCAAGCAATATTTCAGGGCAAGGGCGAGTTCGTCGTACTGCTTGCACTTGTTTCGGTGGCACTTGCGTTCATTGTTTTTGTATGGCGAAAGAAGCAGCAGGAACCAGCGCTTATAACCGCCGCTTTCACTCTCTGTCTCGCGATTGTCCTGGGAGTGACTCTGTTCCTTTCGGGGAGCGGCGAAGCCAGCCATGAGTGCACGCTCAACCACCAGATCTGGGAACCGTTCCGGACGACGCAGGGCCTGCTGAACGGGCTGATGACTGTCCCTCTCGGGTTCCTGGGACTGCTCGCGTCGAGACGCAGGCTCTTGATGATTGCGGGGGTCGTCCTGGGGCCATGCGTGGTCGAGGTCGCCCAGGCTTCGGTGAATGCGTTCTCGCGGTTGTGCGACAGCTCTGATGCCGAGATGAACATCCTGGGCGGCACGCTCGGCGTGGCCCTGGCGTGGCTTGTGGCCCGGGCGCGCGGTTTGGAGCTGAAGCCGGTTCTCAAGGAGCGCACCCCCACAGTGGCGGCGGCTCTGGCCGGTGTCGCGGTAATCGTTGTCGCGGCATCAGGCATTACCTTTACCGCAGTCGACGCCACCAGCGTGCAGTCCGGTTCGAATCAGCAGGCGGACGCCATGCGCGACGCCCTCGTCGAGGCGTTCGGCGACAAGTTCAAGAACATGGGGGAAGGGCGGCTTCAGTACTCGCCGGATCCGGGACTCAGCCGCGGAGCTATTCACTTCTCGGGTCCGAAGGTCGACGCGGACCTGTCCTGGCCGTCAAAGCTCAAACTCTCAGCGATGTTCGAGTGGAGCGACAAACCCACCAGCCGATCAATCTCCATCGACGGCCGCGAGCACCCCCAGATGGACCTTGCGGAAGCGAGGAAGCTGGCCACGCAGTACGCCCACGACCACTATCCGTGGGTGAGTACTGCAAACCACGTTACGACGGTGCCCGTCGCCGACGGCAAGCTCGGCTGGATGACGTCCTGGCGCGTGCTGGATCACGGCGTCCTGATGCCAGCCATGCTCGACGTGCAGATCAACACGGTCGGCCGCATCAGCCAATTGCTCGTATCAAGGGGGCCGACGCACCTTGACGACCTACCGTCCATCAAGGTCACCCGTCCCCAGGCGATCAACATCGCGAAAAACTCCATGACCCATACGGAGGCCCTGGAGTTCCACGCCGACGTCCTCAAAGCATCCCTCCGCGACGGACATTGGAACCCCGAGTACATCGTGCAGGCGATGGTCCGAGGAACAAAAGACGGATCCACGACCGAAATGTACATCGACGCCAATACCGGGCAACCGCACAAGGATGCCCCGGAATAA
- a CDS encoding nucleotidyltransferase family protein, giving the protein MTSTLVTQALILAGGQATRMRPYTDDAPKAMVPVAGAPIVGYQLAWLAEHGVKSVTVSGGYKHEMITDYAGDGSRFGVEIRYAIEDEPLGRGGGLKYAARHLADLAAPFFVLNGDVITTFSLAEMAKYHDQHDGAVTVALSPYRSNWGVADLDDGDRIRGFVQSPELPYWINAGIYVFGPDVVPMLPDKGDHEDSTFPQLAKDGRLVGYRLAGYWRGIDTVKDVAEASKEIRSSGGILPPEFHTTNPNI; this is encoded by the coding sequence ATGACCTCAACGCTAGTGACGCAAGCTCTGATCCTGGCAGGCGGCCAAGCAACCCGTATGCGCCCGTACACAGATGACGCGCCCAAAGCCATGGTGCCCGTGGCCGGCGCCCCGATCGTCGGCTATCAACTGGCGTGGCTGGCAGAACACGGCGTCAAGTCCGTGACCGTAAGCGGCGGGTACAAGCATGAAATGATCACGGACTATGCCGGGGACGGTTCACGCTTCGGCGTGGAAATCCGGTACGCCATTGAAGACGAGCCCCTTGGACGTGGCGGCGGGCTCAAGTACGCGGCGCGTCATCTGGCCGATCTTGCCGCGCCGTTCTTCGTTCTCAACGGGGACGTAATTACGACGTTCTCACTCGCAGAAATGGCGAAGTACCACGACCAGCACGACGGAGCCGTAACCGTCGCGCTTTCCCCATACCGTTCAAATTGGGGAGTGGCTGACCTGGACGACGGGGATCGAATCCGGGGATTCGTCCAGTCGCCGGAACTGCCCTACTGGATCAACGCCGGAATCTACGTATTCGGTCCCGACGTGGTGCCCATGCTCCCCGACAAGGGTGATCACGAAGACAGCACCTTTCCGCAACTCGCCAAAGATGGTCGTCTAGTTGGATATCGACTGGCCGGCTACTGGCGGGGGATCGACACTGTAAAGGATGTAGCGGAAGCATCCAAGGAGATTCGGTCTTCCGGTGGGATTCTGCCCCCAGAATTTCATACAACAAACCCCAACATCTGA
- a CDS encoding YbjN domain-containing protein, with translation MADVSQETAAARVIEATLKDAELEWENPEPGSYVVTLPGTRKLSTTCSLRVGKHSLSLNAFVIRHPDENDAAVHRWLLERNLRLFGVSYAIDSLGDIYLVGKLPLSVVTPDELDRLLGTVLETADGSFNPLLELGFASAIRKEYAWRVARGESTRNLDAFTHLTRGPSDD, from the coding sequence ATGGCTGACGTATCCCAGGAGACCGCCGCGGCGCGGGTCATCGAGGCGACGCTGAAGGACGCGGAGCTGGAGTGGGAGAACCCGGAACCCGGCTCGTACGTGGTCACGCTGCCCGGCACGCGCAAGCTGTCCACCACCTGTTCCCTGCGCGTCGGCAAGCACTCGCTCTCCCTCAACGCCTTCGTGATCCGCCACCCCGACGAGAACGACGCGGCCGTCCACCGCTGGCTCCTCGAACGCAACCTCCGTCTGTTCGGGGTGAGTTACGCGATCGATTCGCTCGGCGACATCTATCTGGTCGGCAAGCTCCCGCTCTCCGTGGTCACCCCGGACGAGCTGGACCGACTCCTCGGCACGGTCCTCGAAACGGCGGACGGCTCCTTCAACCCGCTGCTCGAACTGGGCTTCGCGAGCGCCATCCGCAAGGAGTACGCATGGCGGGTGGCACGCGGCGAATCCACCCGCAACCTCGACGCGTTCACCCACCTGACGCGTGGTCCGTCCGACGACTGA
- the mshA gene encoding D-inositol-3-phosphate glycosyltransferase — protein MSQYVSRLGNGRVTPRLRFPGGSRKPRRIAMLSVHTSPLHQPGTGDAGGMNVYIVELAKRLAAINIEVEIFTRATTGALPPVVELAPGVLVRHVDAGPYEGLAKEELPAQLCAFTHGVMQAWAGQRPGYYDLVHSHYWLSGHVGWLAAQRWGVPLVHAMHTMAKVKNASLAEGDTPEPAARVIGETQIVRASDRLIANTAEEASELVRFYDAAPSAVAVVHPGVNLDRFRPADGRAAARLRLGLPQDALVPLFAGRIQPLKAPDILLRAVAALLNRDPSLRTRTVVPVVGGPSGSGLAKPEGLQKLAARLGIADVVRFHPPVGQDQLADWFRAASVLVMPSYSESFGLVAIEAQATGTPVVAAAVGGLPVAVRDGETGFLIPGHDPQAYAEALARFARSPELVDRMGRAAAAHAQSFGWDRAAAVTADVYTAAVQEHRRNARAHHG, from the coding sequence GTGAGTCAGTACGTCTCCCGGCTCGGCAACGGGCGTGTGACGCCACGCCTCAGGTTCCCCGGCGGCTCGCGCAAACCGCGCAGGATCGCCATGCTCTCCGTGCACACCTCCCCGCTGCACCAGCCGGGGACCGGCGACGCGGGCGGCATGAACGTCTACATCGTGGAGCTGGCCAAGCGGCTCGCCGCGATCAACATCGAGGTCGAGATCTTCACCCGGGCCACCACCGGCGCACTGCCCCCGGTGGTCGAGCTGGCCCCCGGCGTGCTGGTCCGGCACGTCGACGCGGGCCCCTACGAAGGGCTCGCCAAGGAGGAGCTGCCCGCCCAGCTCTGCGCCTTCACTCACGGGGTGATGCAGGCGTGGGCCGGTCAGCGGCCCGGCTACTACGACCTGGTGCACTCCCACTACTGGCTCTCCGGGCACGTCGGCTGGCTCGCCGCGCAGCGCTGGGGCGTCCCGCTCGTCCACGCCATGCACACCATGGCGAAGGTGAAGAACGCCTCGCTCGCCGAGGGCGACACCCCGGAACCCGCCGCACGTGTCATCGGCGAGACGCAGATCGTGCGCGCCTCCGACCGGCTCATAGCGAACACCGCGGAGGAGGCGAGCGAACTCGTCCGCTTCTACGACGCGGCCCCGTCCGCCGTCGCCGTCGTGCACCCCGGCGTCAACCTCGACCGCTTCCGCCCCGCCGACGGCCGCGCCGCCGCCCGCCTCCGGCTGGGGCTGCCGCAGGACGCGCTCGTTCCGCTCTTCGCCGGCCGCATCCAGCCACTGAAGGCGCCGGACATCCTGCTCCGCGCCGTCGCGGCGCTGCTCAACCGCGATCCGTCGCTGCGCACCCGAACGGTCGTACCGGTGGTCGGCGGTCCGAGCGGCAGTGGGCTCGCCAAGCCCGAGGGGCTGCAGAAGCTGGCCGCGCGGCTGGGGATCGCGGATGTCGTACGGTTCCACCCGCCGGTCGGGCAGGACCAGCTCGCCGACTGGTTCCGGGCCGCGTCCGTGCTGGTCATGCCCTCGTACAGCGAGTCCTTCGGCCTGGTCGCCATAGAGGCCCAGGCGACCGGCACCCCGGTCGTCGCGGCGGCCGTGGGCGGGCTGCCGGTGGCGGTGCGGGACGGCGAGACCGGCTTCCTGATCCCGGGGCACGACCCGCAGGCGTACGCGGAAGCGCTGGCCAGGTTCGCCCGCTCGCCGGAGCTGGTCGACCGGATGGGCCGGGCGGCCGCCGCGCACGCCCAGTCGTTCGGCTGGGACAGGGCGGCGGCCGTGACGGCGGACGTCTACACGGCGGCGGTGCAGGAACACCGCCGCAACGCACGCGCACACCACGGGTGA
- a CDS encoding class I SAM-dependent methyltransferase — MRPIGTATRGTTNPNRLRRMDRWIAAVHGPALRRADRPVAVDLGYGAAPWTAVELLDRLRTAEPRTAVVGIEIDPARVAAAKPYEREGLVFVHGGFEIPLPGVGSGPGRGPGPRPGSGSGSGSGSGLRLVSGSESGLRPVSGSESGLRPEPGLRPGSGSGLRPGSGSGLRPGSADARPVSGSDRPVLIRAANVLRQYDEGEVAAVWQRLCARLAPDGLLVEGTCDEIGRRHVWVALGPEGPRTVTFATRLGSLDRPSDLAERLPKALIHRNVPGEPVHAFLRDFDRAWAAAAPYAPLGARQRWIAAVRALSAHWPLADGVRRWRQGEVTVAWEALRPVGD, encoded by the coding sequence ATGCGCCCCATCGGCACCGCGACCCGCGGGACCACCAACCCGAACCGGCTCCGCCGCATGGACCGCTGGATCGCCGCCGTGCACGGCCCGGCCCTGCGCCGCGCCGACCGGCCCGTCGCGGTCGACCTGGGTTACGGGGCCGCGCCCTGGACCGCTGTGGAGCTGCTGGACCGGCTGCGTACCGCCGAGCCGCGTACGGCCGTCGTCGGCATCGAGATCGACCCGGCGCGGGTCGCCGCCGCGAAGCCGTACGAGCGCGAGGGGCTGGTCTTCGTGCACGGGGGGTTCGAGATTCCGCTGCCGGGGGTGGGGTCGGGACCTGGGCGGGGGCCGGGACCGAGGCCAGGATCGGGGTCGGGGTCGGGGTCGGGGTCGGGGCTGAGGCTGGTGTCAGGGTCGGAGTCGGGACTGAGGCCGGTGTCAGGGTCGGAGTCGGGACTGAGGCCGGAGCCGGGGCTGAGACCGGGATCGGGGTCCGGGCTGAGACCGGGATCGGGGTCCGGGCTGAGACCGGGATCGGCGGATGCCCGCCCGGTGTCCGGGTCCGACCGCCCGGTCCTGATCCGCGCGGCGAACGTCCTGCGGCAGTACGACGAGGGCGAGGTCGCCGCGGTCTGGCAGCGGCTCTGCGCTCGGCTCGCACCCGACGGGCTGCTGGTCGAGGGCACGTGCGACGAGATCGGCCGCCGTCACGTGTGGGTGGCGCTCGGCCCCGAGGGGCCCCGCACGGTCACGTTCGCGACCCGGCTCGGCTCGCTGGACCGGCCGTCCGACCTGGCCGAACGGCTGCCGAAGGCGCTGATCCACCGCAATGTGCCGGGCGAGCCGGTGCACGCGTTCCTGCGGGACTTCGACCGGGCCTGGGCCGCCGCGGCCCCGTACGCCCCGCTCGGCGCGCGGCAACGCTGGATCGCAGCGGTGCGGGCGCTGTCGGCGCACTGGCCGCTGGCCGACGGGGTGCGGCGGTGGCGGCAGGGTGAGGTGACGGTGGCGTGGGAGGCGCTACGGCCCGTCGGGGACTGA
- a CDS encoding C40 family peptidase, whose amino-acid sequence MNRRRCAAAAIALVCALSVSALQVQAMAAPAPPGVTASSPDPTAPGMAASVTRPGPDAMAPAAPVTPNAPYAGRGSLEKVREEIDSLYLQAGAATDAYNLAEEQSAKQSAEIVGLAKAVVAGQAKIADLRNMAGAQAREQYRNGGLPPGAQLLLSDNPQLFLDGVNRVQQSQQATKGLLAELTRTQEDLERYTRDAGTNWKKLEANRVKQAAAKKKINERIAAAKKLESQLAKDELAGLHQLEEDFAYRAQAAWLGSGVLKEINRDASASGRKAVSFATAQIGKPYVWGAEGPRSYDCSGLTSQAWAAAGTPIPRTSQEQWRQLPHIAIKDMRPGDLIIYHGDASHVGMYVGDGVIVHAPRPGRNVTLTGAGTMRILGVVRPDS is encoded by the coding sequence GTGAACCGACGCCGCTGTGCCGCTGCCGCGATCGCTCTGGTCTGCGCGCTGTCCGTGTCGGCCCTGCAGGTCCAGGCCATGGCCGCCCCCGCCCCGCCCGGTGTCACGGCGTCCTCCCCGGACCCCACGGCGCCCGGCATGGCCGCGTCCGTGACCCGGCCGGGGCCGGACGCGATGGCCCCCGCGGCCCCCGTGACGCCGAACGCTCCGTACGCGGGTCGCGGCAGCCTCGAAAAGGTCCGCGAGGAGATCGACTCCCTCTACCTCCAGGCCGGGGCCGCCACCGACGCGTACAACCTCGCCGAGGAGCAGTCCGCGAAGCAGTCCGCCGAGATCGTCGGGCTGGCGAAGGCGGTCGTGGCCGGTCAGGCGAAGATCGCCGACCTCAGGAACATGGCGGGCGCGCAGGCGCGCGAGCAGTACCGCAACGGCGGACTCCCGCCCGGCGCCCAACTGTTGCTCAGCGACAACCCGCAGCTGTTCCTGGACGGGGTGAACCGGGTCCAGCAGAGCCAGCAGGCGACCAAGGGCCTCCTCGCCGAACTGACCAGGACACAGGAGGACTTGGAGCGGTACACCAGGGACGCCGGGACCAACTGGAAGAAGCTCGAAGCGAACCGCGTGAAGCAGGCCGCGGCCAAGAAGAAGATCAACGAGCGGATAGCGGCGGCGAAAAAGCTCGAATCGCAGCTGGCGAAGGACGAGCTGGCCGGCCTCCACCAGCTGGAGGAGGACTTCGCGTACCGGGCGCAGGCCGCCTGGCTCGGCTCGGGCGTGCTCAAGGAGATCAACCGGGACGCGAGCGCGAGCGGCAGGAAGGCGGTGTCCTTCGCGACCGCGCAGATCGGCAAGCCGTACGTATGGGGTGCCGAGGGGCCGAGGTCGTACGACTGTTCCGGGCTGACCTCCCAGGCGTGGGCCGCGGCGGGCACCCCGATCCCGCGCACCTCGCAGGAGCAGTGGCGGCAGTTGCCGCACATCGCGATCAAGGACATGCGCCCCGGCGACCTGATCATCTACCACGGTGACGCCAGTCATGTCGGGATGTACGTCGGCGACGGCGTCATCGTGCACGCCCCCCGCCCCGGGCGGAACGTCACGCTGACGGGCGCGGGCACGATGCGGATACTCGGGGTCGTCCGCCCCGACAGCTGA